A single region of the Zootoca vivipara chromosome 2, rZooViv1.1, whole genome shotgun sequence genome encodes:
- the PPT2 gene encoding lysosomal thioesterase PPT2 isoform X2, with amino-acid sequence MRQHQGYIGLLAPLCILFIFLLFTLTASYKPIIVVHGLFDSPSDFRQLLVFINETHPGTNVTVIDLFDHTESLKPLWMQVEGFRQAIYPIMQNAVDGVHLICYSQGGLICRALLSTMPDHNVDTFISLSSPQMGQYGDTKYLKWLFPEHMKSNLYRLCYTQLGQDFSICNYWNDPHHRDLYLNNSNFLALLNDERLHPNATAWKRNFLRIRKMVLIGGPDDGVITPWQSSLFAFYDDNENVRNMTSQPVYLLDTFGLKTLDARGDIVFYKMPGVTHTNWHSNLTVYDTCIAKWLT; translated from the exons ATGCGGCAGCACCAAGGCTATATTGGGCTACTTGCTCCATTATGTATCCTGTTCATTTTCCTCCTGTTCACACTCACTGCCTCTTACAAACCCATCATCGTTGTCCATGGCCTGTTTGACAGCCCTTCCGACTTCCGGCAGCTGTTGGTGTTCATCAATGAG ACCCACCCAGGTACCAACGTCACAGTCATTGATTTGTTCGACCATACCGAGAGCCTGAAGCCTCTTTGGATGCAAGTGGAAGGGTTCCGGCAAGCCATTTACCCCATCATGCAGAATGCTGTCGATGGGGTCCACCTTATCTGCTACTCCCAAG GAGGACTCATCTGCCGCGCTCTCCTCTCCACGATGCCCGACCACAACGTGGAcaccttcatctctctctcttccccacagaTGGGGCAATATGGGG ACACCAAGTACTTGAAGTGGCTCTTCCCGGAGCACATGAAATCCAACCTGTACCGTTTATGCTACACGCAGCTGGGCCAGGATTTCTCAATCTGCAACTACTGGAATG ATCCACACCATCGGGATCTTTACCTCAACAACAGCAACTTCCTGGCTCTGTTGAATGACGAGAGGCTCCATCCCAATGCAACAG cctggaAGAGAAACTTCCTGCGGATCCGAAAGATGGTTCTGATTGGGGGTCCGGATGACGGTGTAATCACGCCATGGCAGTCTAG TCTGTTTGCCTTCTATGATGATAACGAGAATGTGAGAAATATGACATCACAGCCG GTCTACCTACTGGATACCTTTGGCTTGAAGACTCTAGACGCTCGAGGCGACATTGTTTTTTATAAAATGCCAGGCGTCACCCACACAAACTGGCATTCCAACCTCACAGTTTATGACACTTGCATTGCCAAATGGTTGACGTAG